A genomic segment from Vicugna pacos chromosome 17, VicPac4, whole genome shotgun sequence encodes:
- the CHCHD4 gene encoding mitochondrial intermembrane space import and assembly protein 40, with amino-acid sequence MAYCRQEGKDRIIFVTKEDHETPSSAELVADDPNDPYEEHGLILPSGDINWNCPCLGGMASGPCGEQFKSAFSCFHYSTEDVKGSDCVDQFRAMQECMQKYPDLYPQEEEDEEEKPAAPAEEAAATEATATKEEERSS; translated from the exons GGAAGGATCGAATCATATTTGTGACCAAAGAAGACCATGAAACTCCAAGCAGCGCGGAGCTGGTGGCCGATGACCCCAACGACCCATACGAGGAGCACG GGCTGATCCTGCCCAGCGGGGACATCAACTGGAACTGCCCGTGCCTGGGGGGCATGGCCAGCGGCCCCTGCGGGGAGCAGTTCAAGTcggccttctcctgcttccactACAGCACGGAGGACGTGAAGGGCTCGGACTGTGTGGACCAGTTCCGAGCCATGCAGGAGTGCATGCAGAAATACCCAGACCTCTACccgcaggaggaggaggatgaggaggagaagccGGCGGCTCCTGCGGAGGAAGCAGCCGCCACTGAGGCCACCGCGACCAAAGAAGAGGAGAGGTCTAGCTAA